The following proteins come from a genomic window of Triticum aestivum cultivar Chinese Spring chromosome 6A, IWGSC CS RefSeq v2.1, whole genome shotgun sequence:
- the LOC123127273 gene encoding probable ADP-ribosylation factor GTPase-activating protein AGD14 isoform X1 produces the protein MASRVKEDEKNERVIRGLLKLPANKRCINCNNLGPQYVCTNFWTFVCTNCSGAHREFTHRVKSVSMAKFTAQEVTALQGGGNERAREIFFKEWDSQRNPYPDSGNTDKLRNFIKHVYVERRYTGERSSDRPPRGKDDKDEHSENRRSDGNRGGSRSPPYNESYSDRRSYSGRSDDRNSRHSYGERSPGHDQNDYKKSPRFFEVVDDRSGKTTPVQRFEDRRFSEPRKPETGSPNYQREANGSSPPVVRPVREILGDDAPQLRIGEPPKPNVVRPIDPPKPNGTRTIEPPPQAQRTSTASSIGSSEGISEQAKAATPVSLIDFGADPEPTASAPPSQTAPTPQQQPVSAQPINATAPQHVLEQGKSAPSVSGGDWASFDAFGQQQQTPQAGSTVNPLESVLAQLSFSETPSASNTSAFSTSVDPQANGGQFFMIDPSHSSLFGPPVGISGNQVSTGMPVQGSAVHQSVVAASMGGLPSHLPSNSQGTSGIQEATSSHDSKSSGRTALPVDFFTSLYPSATPAMPGWQRAPQSGMGFGMQYPAAMLQGMHSYPQAAFSQPTYQQPTYQQPMYQQPTYQQPTYQQPVYQQNAYPQPAKASNPFDLGNEAAPIQAHMSLSGPLGASAGATNPTLVGNSSFGVPPQQPQQMYRPSVHQNHYMMQHVSNNMPEQLPNGMLPRQQGGAGSLGIGYDQQAAPRYSQPNTPPSYGAVGGNPFG, from the exons ATGGCGAGCCGGGTGAAGGAGGACGAGAAGAACGAGCGGGTCATACGCGGTCTGCTCAAGCTGCCCGCCAACAAGAGGTGCATCAACTGCAACAATTTG GGACCACAATATGTGTGCACAAATTTCTGGACCTTCGTTTGTACCAATTGCAGTGGAGCACA CCGAGAGTTCACTCACCGGGTGAAATCTGTTTCCATGGCTAAATTTACTGCACAAGAAGTCACTGCTCTACAAGGAGGAGGAAATGAG CGTGCTAGAGAAATATTTTTCAAGGAGTGGGATTCTCAGCGCAATCCATACCCTGACAGCGG TAATACGGACAAATTGAGGAATTTCATCAAGCATGTTTACGTGGAGCGGAGATATACAGGAGAAAGAAGCTCTGATAGACCACCGAGGGGAAAG GACGATAAGGATGAACATAGCGAAAATAGAAGATCTgatggaaatcggggtggttcaaGAAGTCCACCATACAATGAAAGTTACTCTGACCGTCGGAGTTATAGTGGACGGAGTGATGACAGAAATTCCAGACATTCCTATGGAGAACGTAGTCCTGGCCATGACCAGAATGACTATAAGAAAAGCCCCCGCTTCTTTGAAGTTGTCGATGATAGATCTGGGAAAACAACTCCAGTTCAAAGGTTCGAGGACCGCAGGTTTTCTGAACCACGGAAGCCAGAAACTGGGTCTCCAAATTACCAGAGAGAAGCCAACGGATCTAGTCCTCCTGTTGTACGGCCAGTGAGGGAGATATTGGGTGATGATGCTCCTCAACTTCGGATTGGCGAACCTCCAAAGCCGAATGTAGTCAGACCGATTGACCCTCCAAAACCAAATGGAACCAGGACCATTGAGCCTCCACCTCAGGCACAG AGGACATCTACTGCCAGCAGTATTGGTTCTTCCGAGGGGATTTCGGAACAGGCGAAGGCAGCAACTCCAGTCAGTTTAATTGATTTTGGTGCAGATCCTGAACCTACTGCATCTGCCCCGCCTTCACAGACAGCCCCTACACCCCAGCAGCAGCCAGTTAGTGCACAGCCTATTAACGCAACAGCGCCGCAACATGTTCTTGAACAAGGCAAAAGTGCTCCATCAGTGAGCGGCGGTGATTGGGCATCTTTTGATGCTTTTGGCCAGCAGCAACAAACACCACAAGCAGGCAGCACCGTAAATCCGCTTGAGTCTGTGCTTGCACAACTATCATTCTCCGAAACACCCTCTGCCTCCAATACGTCAGCCTTTTCAACTTCTGTTGATCCGCAAGCAAATGGAGGACAGTTTTTCATGATAGATCCATCACATTCTTCATTATTTGGTCCACCCGTTGGAATCTCAGGCAATCAG GTCTCAACAGGAATGCCTGTCCAAGGATCTGCAGTTCATCAATCTGTGGTGGCTGCCTCTATGGGTGGTCTTCCATCTCATTTGCCTTCAAATTCTCAAGGAACCAGTGGTATTCAAGAAGCAACGTCTTCTCATGACAGCAAATCCAGTGGGCGGACAGCACTTCCAGTG GATTTCTTTACTTCACTATATCCATCAGCAACTCCAGCAATGCCTGGCTGGCAGAGAGCTCCCCAGTCTGGAATGGGATTTGGTATGCAGTATCCTGCTGCAATG TTGCAGGGAATGCATTCATATCCTCAGGCAGCATTTTCTCAACCTACGTATCAACAACCTACATATCAACAACCTATGTATCAGCAACCTACATACCAACAACCTACGTATCAACAGCCTGTATATCAGCAAAATGCGTATCCCCAACCTGCGAAAGCTTCAAACCCTTTTGACCTCGGAAATGAGGCAGCTCCAATTCAAGCTCACATG TCCCTATCTGGACCACTGGGAGCATCAGCAGGCGCTACTAACCCAACATTAGTTGGTAACTCTAGTTTTGGAGTTCCACCTCAGCAGCCTCAGCAGATGTATCGGCCATCTGTACATCAAA ACCATTACATGATGCAGCATGTTTCAAACAACATGCCTGAGCAGCTACCTAATGGCATGCTTCCAAG GCAACAAGGAGGTGCTGGTTCCCTCGGCATCGGCTATGATCAACAAGCTGCTCCTAGGTATTCCCAGCCAAACACCCCACCTTCCTATGGTGCTGTGGGTGGAAATCCTTTTGGGTAA
- the LOC123127273 gene encoding probable ADP-ribosylation factor GTPase-activating protein AGD14 isoform X2, with protein MASRVKEDEKNERVIRGLLKLPANKRCINCNNLGPQYVCTNFWTFVCTNCSGAHREFTHRVKSVSMAKFTAQEVTALQGGGNERAREIFFKEWDSQRNPYPDSGNTDKLRNFIKHVYVERRYTGERSSDRPPRGKDDKDEHSENRRSDGNRGGSRSPPYNESYSDRRSYSGRSDDRNSRHSYGERSPGHDQNDYKKSPRFFEVVDDRSGKTTPVQRFEDRRFSEPRKPETGSPNYQREANGSSPPVVRPVREILGDDAPQLRIGEPPKPNVVRPIDPPKPNGTRTIEPPPQAQRTSTASSIGSSEGISEQAKAATPVSLIDFGADPEPTASAPPSQTAPTPQQQPVSAQPINATAPQHVLEQGKSAPSVSGGDWASFDAFGQQQQTPQAGSTVNPLESVLAQLSFSETPSASNTSAFSTSVDPQANGGQFFMIDPSHSSLFGPPVGISGNQVSTGMPVQGSAVHQSVVAASMGGLPSHLPSNSQGTSGIQEATSSHDSKSSGRTALPVDFFTSLYPSATPAMPGWQRAPQSGMGFGMQYPAAMGMHSYPQAAFSQPTYQQPTYQQPMYQQPTYQQPTYQQPVYQQNAYPQPAKASNPFDLGNEAAPIQAHMSLSGPLGASAGATNPTLVGNSSFGVPPQQPQQMYRPSVHQNHYMMQHVSNNMPEQLPNGMLPRQQGGAGSLGIGYDQQAAPRYSQPNTPPSYGAVGGNPFG; from the exons ATGGCGAGCCGGGTGAAGGAGGACGAGAAGAACGAGCGGGTCATACGCGGTCTGCTCAAGCTGCCCGCCAACAAGAGGTGCATCAACTGCAACAATTTG GGACCACAATATGTGTGCACAAATTTCTGGACCTTCGTTTGTACCAATTGCAGTGGAGCACA CCGAGAGTTCACTCACCGGGTGAAATCTGTTTCCATGGCTAAATTTACTGCACAAGAAGTCACTGCTCTACAAGGAGGAGGAAATGAG CGTGCTAGAGAAATATTTTTCAAGGAGTGGGATTCTCAGCGCAATCCATACCCTGACAGCGG TAATACGGACAAATTGAGGAATTTCATCAAGCATGTTTACGTGGAGCGGAGATATACAGGAGAAAGAAGCTCTGATAGACCACCGAGGGGAAAG GACGATAAGGATGAACATAGCGAAAATAGAAGATCTgatggaaatcggggtggttcaaGAAGTCCACCATACAATGAAAGTTACTCTGACCGTCGGAGTTATAGTGGACGGAGTGATGACAGAAATTCCAGACATTCCTATGGAGAACGTAGTCCTGGCCATGACCAGAATGACTATAAGAAAAGCCCCCGCTTCTTTGAAGTTGTCGATGATAGATCTGGGAAAACAACTCCAGTTCAAAGGTTCGAGGACCGCAGGTTTTCTGAACCACGGAAGCCAGAAACTGGGTCTCCAAATTACCAGAGAGAAGCCAACGGATCTAGTCCTCCTGTTGTACGGCCAGTGAGGGAGATATTGGGTGATGATGCTCCTCAACTTCGGATTGGCGAACCTCCAAAGCCGAATGTAGTCAGACCGATTGACCCTCCAAAACCAAATGGAACCAGGACCATTGAGCCTCCACCTCAGGCACAG AGGACATCTACTGCCAGCAGTATTGGTTCTTCCGAGGGGATTTCGGAACAGGCGAAGGCAGCAACTCCAGTCAGTTTAATTGATTTTGGTGCAGATCCTGAACCTACTGCATCTGCCCCGCCTTCACAGACAGCCCCTACACCCCAGCAGCAGCCAGTTAGTGCACAGCCTATTAACGCAACAGCGCCGCAACATGTTCTTGAACAAGGCAAAAGTGCTCCATCAGTGAGCGGCGGTGATTGGGCATCTTTTGATGCTTTTGGCCAGCAGCAACAAACACCACAAGCAGGCAGCACCGTAAATCCGCTTGAGTCTGTGCTTGCACAACTATCATTCTCCGAAACACCCTCTGCCTCCAATACGTCAGCCTTTTCAACTTCTGTTGATCCGCAAGCAAATGGAGGACAGTTTTTCATGATAGATCCATCACATTCTTCATTATTTGGTCCACCCGTTGGAATCTCAGGCAATCAG GTCTCAACAGGAATGCCTGTCCAAGGATCTGCAGTTCATCAATCTGTGGTGGCTGCCTCTATGGGTGGTCTTCCATCTCATTTGCCTTCAAATTCTCAAGGAACCAGTGGTATTCAAGAAGCAACGTCTTCTCATGACAGCAAATCCAGTGGGCGGACAGCACTTCCAGTG GATTTCTTTACTTCACTATATCCATCAGCAACTCCAGCAATGCCTGGCTGGCAGAGAGCTCCCCAGTCTGGAATGGGATTTGGTATGCAGTATCCTGCTGCAATG GGAATGCATTCATATCCTCAGGCAGCATTTTCTCAACCTACGTATCAACAACCTACATATCAACAACCTATGTATCAGCAACCTACATACCAACAACCTACGTATCAACAGCCTGTATATCAGCAAAATGCGTATCCCCAACCTGCGAAAGCTTCAAACCCTTTTGACCTCGGAAATGAGGCAGCTCCAATTCAAGCTCACATG TCCCTATCTGGACCACTGGGAGCATCAGCAGGCGCTACTAACCCAACATTAGTTGGTAACTCTAGTTTTGGAGTTCCACCTCAGCAGCCTCAGCAGATGTATCGGCCATCTGTACATCAAA ACCATTACATGATGCAGCATGTTTCAAACAACATGCCTGAGCAGCTACCTAATGGCATGCTTCCAAG GCAACAAGGAGGTGCTGGTTCCCTCGGCATCGGCTATGATCAACAAGCTGCTCCTAGGTATTCCCAGCCAAACACCCCACCTTCCTATGGTGCTGTGGGTGGAAATCCTTTTGGGTAA